The sequence CTCCAGCTCGTCGCCGCGCCGTTCCAGGCGCTCAGCCCGTTCCTGCCGCTCACCTACGCGGCCTCGGGCATGCAGGCGATCATCGCGGGCGGCGCTCCCGGCGTGGCCTGGGGATCCGCGGGCATGCTCGCCGTCTTCCTGCTGCTGAGCCTCGCGGTGTCGTACCTCGTGACGCGGCGGTCCCGGCGGGCGCGGAGCCTCGGGCTCGTGCCGGGAGCCGCGCCCTCGTCGGTCGCCGTCGCCGTCTGATCCCGGCGCGCCCTCCGCCCGCTGGGGAGGGCGCGCCCGGGCGGCGCCGCCGTGGTCGTACGCTCCTGAGAACCATTCTCGGAAAGCGGGCACCATGCGCATCCCCTCCCTCCTCGCCGCCGGCGCCGCCGCCCTCGGCCTCGTCGCGGGATCCCTCGCGGCCCCCGCGTCCGCCGCGGACGCGGCCCCGCGCGCGCGGTGGCTGCTCGTGGCGGACGCGTCCGCGCACGCCGTCTCCGTCGTCGACGCGTCCACCGGCCGGACGACCGGCGCGCTGCCGGGCGCGGTCCTCGGGACGCACGCGGGGGTGATCCAGATGGGACACGGTCGCGTGGCCTTCGTCGACGAGTCCGGACCGCGCCTCGACGTGGTGGACATCGCCGCGTCGGGCGTCCCCCGCATCGCCTCCTCCACGCCCATCCCGGCCGTCGCCGGAGCGTGGACCCGCGCCGGCTGGATCGCGGACGACCCCGGGCACCGCCTCATCGCGGTCGGTTCGGACATCGACGGGTCCACCACGCAGCAGGTCACCGTGGTCGACACCCGCAGGCGGCTGGCGCGCACCGTGACCATCCGCACGAGCGAGGTGACCCTCGCCACGACGGGGGAGCGCGGCACCGAGGAGATGGAGACGTTCCTCGTCGGCTCGCCGCTGCGGCTCGTCGTGAGCGCGGGAGGCCGCTTCGACGCGTACGACGTCGCGGCGATCCTCGGCGGCGACACGGCCCCCTCGCCCGTGGCGTCGACGCCCCTCGGCGCGTACCCGCACGGGCCCGTCGCGGACGCGCGCGGCACCGCGATCGGGTCGACCCTGCACGACGGGATCGAGACGGTGCCGCTCACCCGGGGCGGGTTCGGCGCGTCCGCGGCCCGCGCCTACCCCGAGCCCGCCGGGCAGAGCTACCGGCCGCGCATGGCGCCGGACGGCGAGACCGCCGTGGGGACGCAGACCGGCACGGGGCCGGGGGCGCCCACGCTCCTCACGTCGTCGTCGATGCACCGCGGGGCCGTCGCGAGCGTGGCGCTCGGATCGGGCACATCGACGCGCGCCGTCGTCACCCCCGCGTACGCGGCCGCCGTCGTGACGGCGGACGGCGTGGACACGCTGTCCCTCGTGGCTCGCGGCCGGTCGGGGCTGTACGACGGCGCCGTGACGACGGTGCGGCTGCCGACGCTCGGGCAGTCGCCGGGTGCCGGATCCACGGCGCGGTTCCTCGCCGCGTCCGACGACGGCTCCGAGCTGTTCCTGTCCCGGGCCGGCACGGGATCCGTCCTCGAGATCGACGTCGCGGGCACGACGGCGACGGTGCGCGGCACGATCGCCGTGCCCTCCGCGCTCCCGGACGGCGGCTACCTCGCCACGGTGGATCCGCTCCAGCGCCCCTACGACCTCAGCGGGCGCTGACGGGGGGACCCGCTCCCGACGCGACGAGGGCCGCCCGGTTCCCCGGGCGGCCCTCGTCGTGCGTCGTGCGTGCGCTCGGCGCTACAGCGCGAGCGCGATGCGCCCGCTGTACACGCGGGTCACGGGCGGCGCGGCCAGCACCTCGCCGAGGCGCGCGGCGCCCTCGGGCGTAGCACGCCAGGCGACGTAGGCGTCGTGGTCGGCGGTGGTCGCCCACTGCTCCACGACGACCATGCGGGCGGGATCCGCGTCGTCGACGAGGACCTCGAGGCCCTCGTTGCCGTGGAAGGCGCGCGTGGCCTGCAGGGTCTCAGCGAGGACGTCGGCGACGTCGCCGAGTCGGCTCTCGTCGACCTGGATCTCGAGGTGCACGGTGGTGCTCATGGTGTCTCCGGTCCCGACGTCGGGCCGGCGTGGCCTCGCGCGACGTCGATCATGTGCGGGGGCGTTCCCCTGCCCCATCCAACCGGGCGCACCTGGACGTGCATTCCGCGCCCGGCCCGCGGGCGTGTCGGCCGCGCGCTCGGCGACCGCCCGGGATCACTTGTCGCGGCGGAGCGCCGTGCGGAGCCGCTGGTACCCCGACATCACGGGAGGCGCGACGGGCGTCCTCTCGGGCGCCGTGTCGAGCCGC is a genomic window of Clavibacter capsici containing:
- a CDS encoding putative quinol monooxygenase, which translates into the protein MSTTVHLEIQVDESRLGDVADVLAETLQATRAFHGNEGLEVLVDDADPARMVVVEQWATTADHDAYVAWRATPEGAARLGEVLAAPPVTRVYSGRIALAL